CGACATCCTCCTGCTCGTCGGGCTGGCGGGCGGCACCGGCGAGTTCGCCATCGGGCTCGCCGCGGTCACGGGCGTCCTGATGACCTCCTATCTCGGGACGCAGGCGCAGGCCGTCGGCTTGGACCGCGTCTACGGCGGCTTGGTTGGCCGTGCCGACCGGCTCGCCATCATCGGTATCGTCACCGGCCTCGCGGCGTTCACGACCGTCTCGTATCAGGGGCTGTCGCTCGTCGGTCTCCTGCTCGTCTTCTTTGCCGTCATCGGGCACGTCACCGCACTCCAGCGCTTCTACTACGCGCTGCGCGCGCTGGAGTGAGCGAGCGGTCGTTTTAAGCCCGCCACGCTACCCCCTCCAGACATGAAAGCCACCGCGAAGGCCCACCCGATTCAGGGGCTCATCAAGTACCACGGGATGCGCGACGCCGAGCGTCGCTTCCCGTATCACGACTCCATCAGCGTCTGTACGGCCCCCTCACACTCGAAGACGACCGCCGCGTTCGACGAGTCGCTCGACGGCGACGAAATCGTCATCGACGGCGAAGCCGTCGACGGTCGCGGGCGCGAGCGCGTCGAGATGGTCGTCGACCACGTCCGCGAGCTGGCCGACATCGACGCCCCCGTTCGATTCCACTCACAGAACAACTTCCCGACGAACATCGGCTTCGGCTCCTCGTCGTCCGGCTTTGCGGCCGCGGCGATGGCACTCGTGGAGGCTGCCGGGCTCGACATGACCCGGCCCGAGATTTCGACCGTCGCGCGCCGTGGTTCCTCCTCCGCTGCGCGGGCGGTGACGGGCGCGTTCTCCCAACTCGACGCCGGGATGAACGACGAGGACTGCCGTGCCCACCGCATCGAGACGGACCTCGAAGACGACCTCCGTATCGTCGCGGCGGAGGTGCCGGCGTTCAAACACACCGAGGCCGCCCACGACGAGGCCGAGGCCTCCCACATGTTCGAGGCGCGACTCGCCCACATCCACCAGCAGATGTCGGATATGCGCGACGCGCTCCGTCGCGGTGACTTCGACGAGACGTTCGAGCTGGCGGAACACGACTCGCTGTCGCTTGCCGCGACGACGATGACCGGCCCGGCCGCGTGGGTGTACTGGCAGCCCGAGACGCTGGAGATCTTCGAGACCGTCCGCGAGCTTCGCGGCGAGGGCATCCCCGTCTACTACTCGACGGATACCGGCGCGTCCGTCTACGTGAACACGACCGCCGAGTACGTCGACCGCGTGGAGAGCGCCATCGCCGAACTCGTCCCGACGCGCGTCTGGGAAGTCGGCGGTCCCGCCCGGATTCTCGACGACTCCGAGGCGCTGTTCTGACGCCGCGGCGAGGACACACGCAGGGGGTTCAAGCGGCCGGCGCACCAACGTCGCGTATGCACGTTGCCGTCTTCGGCGCTGGCTACGCCGGGCTGACTGCGGTCCGCCGGCTCGAACGCTCACTTCCCGACAGCGTCGACCTGACGCTCGTCACCGACGAACCCTATCATCTGGTCCAACACGAACTCCACCGGGCGATTCGCCGCCCGGACGTGACCGACACCATCTGTCTCCCGCTGGAAGACGTGACCGGCCGCGCGAGGCTCCGTATCGAACGCGTCGAGTCGGTCGACCCCGCGGGCGGCACCGCGACGCTCGCCGACGGGGAAATCGAGTACGACTACGCCGCCGTCTGTCTCGGAGCCGAGACCGCCTTCCACGGGCTGGACGGCGTCGAAGAGCACGCGATTCCGCTCAAGCGACTCGAACACGCAGAGCGCATCCGAGCCTCGGTTCACGC
This portion of the Halosegnis longus genome encodes:
- a CDS encoding CDP-alcohol phosphatidyltransferase family protein; translated protein: MTLDQYRSVSDRLLAPVVRVAIRLGLTPNAISVVAIATAGAAGAAYWLAAPGSLLYLLGAFLVLANGLLDVLDGMVARQTETDSPGGDLIDHVLDRYADILLLVGLAGGTGEFAIGLAAVTGVLMTSYLGTQAQAVGLDRVYGGLVGRADRLAIIGIVTGLAAFTTVSYQGLSLVGLLLVFFAVIGHVTALQRFYYALRALE
- the mvaD gene encoding phosphomevalonate decarboxylase MvaD, which codes for MKATAKAHPIQGLIKYHGMRDAERRFPYHDSISVCTAPSHSKTTAAFDESLDGDEIVIDGEAVDGRGRERVEMVVDHVRELADIDAPVRFHSQNNFPTNIGFGSSSSGFAAAAMALVEAAGLDMTRPEISTVARRGSSSAARAVTGAFSQLDAGMNDEDCRAHRIETDLEDDLRIVAAEVPAFKHTEAAHDEAEASHMFEARLAHIHQQMSDMRDALRRGDFDETFELAEHDSLSLAATTMTGPAAWVYWQPETLEIFETVRELRGEGIPVYYSTDTGASVYVNTTAEYVDRVESAIAELVPTRVWEVGGPARILDDSEALF